From Plasmodium malariae genome assembly, chromosome: 8:
AATGATTCATATATAACAGAAAAGAAAAGTGAAAAGAGTCAGGATGAAGGGATGATAGAAGCCTCCTTTATGAATAATGGTGAAgacaatataataaaaagtatttcaAACAATTTGAAAGAAGTGCATGACAACTATAATACCAACAGTTCTGTAGTTATAGAAggtaattatgaaaatttcggaggtgaatttataaaaaaaaaggtaggAACACATTTAATAGATGCTTTAAACAGATGTAAAGATTATTATGTGCAAATGAATAGCACAACAAGCAAGCAATTTTTTACAAGTGATGATATAGAGTATTGTAAAGAGGAAACCAGCACAAACAGGAAAAAACGAATGTATAGTCATAAtgaaagtaataataataataataataatagtaacagtaacagtaacaataataacaatgtTAGTGGTAGCGCTAGTGGATGTGGCGATGAGAATGTCAGTTATAGCGACAACGGTAAGGGCTGCAAAATATTTAGCATAGAAGAACTAGAAAACATGAGAAGAAACTCGAATTacctaaaaataaatgaaacgGAAAATGAAGATTATAGCATTGAATTATATTTCGACTTTAAGGAATTAAAacttttaagaaaaaaaagtgagACGTTGAAGTCGTTAATAAATAGattaatattaaatcttAGAAAGCtggaaaaaaatgataaaagaaaaaaaaaaaaaaaaaaaatgaacgaagaaaaaaatgaacatgaGGTACCTAGTAAAGAGGAAGTGAAAAATGAGAATGTCATAAATTgtattcaattttttgataatgaaaataatttaattgatGAAAATACTATTTTGAAAGACATTATAgacaaattaaaatatgtttgtataaatgatctaaaaataagtatttttaaaGGTTTATACGacttaaaacaaatatatatatccatggATGTGTTTAACGGTCACCCCATAATACCTGCTAACGTACCAGTTAACGATATTGATAATTACGTTTACTACTGGGTTTGTTCAAgtgataaaaatatcataaaatcATGTGAACTGTTCTACAAAGCAAGCAAGGAAGATATATCTAAAAAGATTCAACTtgtcatatataataaagaaaatcctttttttttttatattactgaAGAGATAGAAGTAAATCCCAATGCATTTGAAGAAGAACTGAAATTGAAGGAGAAGAGATATATGGATTTTAAGAAGCTTAATATGGATAATGACAATGATAATGTAATTCGTATTTTGTCGTATAATATCCTTGCACCTATATATACGAACACAAAATATGCATTAGAATACATGTTTAAAAATGTAGAGGaatgttatttaaaaacaaattatagatctcatttattaatacatgATATAAATTACGATTATGATATTATAAGTTTGCAAGAAGTAAGCGAACATTTACATTCGAACTtgttttctatttatttacatgAGAAGTTTTATTCATCCTACAAgggaaaaaacaattatgGAAATGATGGTTGTTCCttatttgttaataaaaaaaaattttctcttattgaatataaaaattatgaatttaaagaagttataaaaataccAGACTTAAAAGATGTATATGATAGATTTATAAGCTTATCACAAGACCTTGTAGAAATTATTAGAGAGATTAAAACTATTTTTCAAGTAGgaatttatgtacataataacaCTGGAAGCATATTTCTTATTGCGAACACTCATTTGTATTTTCATAGTTTAGCTCAACATATTAGAGCCATACAATCCTATTGCATATTGTACATTCTAGAagtgttaaaaaataaatataaacaagaatattcaaaaaatgtgTATGTAGTATTAAATGGAGATTTCAATACAAATTTCGAATCAGAagtcttttcctttttagaAGGAAAAGATATCTCTTCCAATTCGGATGTATGGATGAATTcgaaattatttaaaaaagaatatgatGATTTGAATACTTATCCGACTTTATTTGAATTAAAGAAAGATGAAGAAAATTCCACAGAACAAGTTATTGGTCCTTCTTTGAATAGACAAAAATTCTTACCTCTATATTCTGCCTACAAAAAAGGAGATATATCTTATACTAACtggaataataattttattgatgTCCTagattacatatttttatcacCAGGAATTAAGGTTAGAAGGATATTAAAAGGACTTGACCAGAAATActttgataaatataaagggTTACTGTCCCCCATAAATCCGAGTGACCATCTCTCAATAGCTGCTGAAGTCGAAATTTAATATCACAACACTATTCGGACCATTTTTAATGTGGGGAAATAACAATTAATTTTCATACAGAAGACTTTTGaagttacatttttttttttttttttttataaaaggaGCAATCTTAACCACATTTCATTATGgcaataaattaaaacataatataaggGTAATTAATTTTCTGATGCACGAATAAGGAAATTTTTTCACTTTGGAGAAACATTTGTTTTGCTCATGTtccatttttgttaattttaattaagcGAAGCATGAGGGAAATTTTAGttgtttatatgtttactTTAGCGCATGTTTGATTATTTAAACATCGTAATTGTTATTTACTTGTATACTTATGCgtgcatgtatatgtgtgttttttttttttttttttttctgaacatgtcatattttttctcatttttagAACTTTGcaaaattacaattttagcaaaacgaaaaatggaaaaattaaaaaattatagcaaCATATGTTGGTTTTTCACGTtgttttacataattatcCTAGTTAGCATTTTATCCGATTTCTCATTTCTCAGTACACATGTTTTGCTACAACtatatttttgtgttttgTTTGGGGTTTATACATCATCAAAAATTgttcttattatttatccTTCATAAAACgataacatattaatataggcacatataaatatgctaTATATGCTACCATCCATATGatctatttttttgtgcCTTCATATCATGTTTGAGTCTTTGaggaaaatatgtatttgtacatatttatataataaattaaccCCTCTCctcacatttttataaattacagATGGTCATATTATGCCACTTATTATTATCCCTTCATTAGCAGCATAAATAGTTCATAAACTAATTAATACTCCAGTAACATTACGTATTACTGTTGCAATATCGCTATGAACAActccaatttttttattaaatattaaggGAATACCTTTAAAATGTCCTCCGTAAAACGAACTtgttcatttaatattttaataatgtgaaatatttgaaaatttagaaatatttgaaaattaagaaaaatttgaaaagatgataaagaattaaaataatgcaaaGCAATACACTGTGTTGCATTTTTTCTATCGCTCCATGTATTTCCGCAAATGCAGGTGCAATGTTTTTATCGTGAAAATGCcatgtgtatttattttaagcgctaaactttatttattttttttttattatttttaattaatttttataattttacttattctttattgtttttttcttttttgcgttacttttaaaaaatttaaataaaaaaaatacatcaatattttgttaataataattcgCGAAATAAATACATGATTTTACTCTGCGAATTTTCTaagaatgcaaaaaaaaaattatttttttccccaAAGGAGGATTTTAAAATCGCATGTAGATTTACctctttaatttttcgtCTTTCATTTGTTCACTCTTTATCACGCATTTGTGCTGCTCATTTTCGTAGCTGATTTTTATTTCGCATTTATATCTCGAATTTATAACACGCATTTATATAGCGAATTTATACCACTCATTTATACCGCGAATTTTGCACGTTACCCCCGTTTATTAACAAAACTACGTAGAAAGGGTTATATGTTATTCccgttttccttttttttttttttctttttttcattacaaTTTAACGAAAAAAGGCAGGTAACAAAGAATGATTGATAACATAAGGAATGATGACAAAGAAATATTCAAAGTTCATAAGTGGTCAGCAGTTGCTGCATGGTCGTGGGATATCAGTGTAGACAATTGCGCTATTTGTAGAAATCATATAATGGACTTATGCATTGAGTGTCAAGCTAagttaaatgaaaatgataatgataaagagaaaaaaattgataaagaAAATTGCACAGTTGCTTGGGGTGTGTGTAATCATGCTTTTCATCTACATTGTATATCAAGATGGATTAAAGCAAGACAAGTTTGTCCCTTAGATAACACTAATTGGGAATTCCAAAAGGCTGCAGATTAATTATTATCTAACTGTTTTTTACACTCCTAATTTTTGACCATGTACTTGGAGGGGGTATACGAAAAACATGAGCTCAAGTACAATCCCCTTTTAAAAACCCGTTTGCACGGTTTTCGAGATTGTCCAAATGGAAATTTTAAAGTGATATTTTCCTCCcctttttgtttcattttagtTCTTTATTTGCTTCATTTTCGTCCCATTTTTACTCCACTTTCGTCTCATTTTTGCTTCACTTTCGTCTCATTTGTGCTTCACTTTCGTCTCATTTTTGCTTCACTTTCGTCCCACttttgcaatattttttttgtgaccCTTTGCAtgtaacaaattttttttttttttttttttttaaatcattattaaaaaataaataatattaaaataagcaaataaaaattttaataaatggaaaaattaataaaataggaACATACAATAACAAGAAAACATTGCgatggtaaaaataaaacgaaacaGTGGGGGGGTGCACTTGCAaatgtatattcatatatatatatatatatatatatgtatgtatacatgtgtatatataaatataggtacacatatgtacgtcatgaaaattataaaaggaattaacaaaaaaaaaaaaagaaaaaatcatataaacGCACAACTCGTTATGTCATGAAAAGCACACTTCAATGTACACTTTAAATTagactaaaaaaaaaaaaaaaaaaaaaaaaattattcaaaaaaaatgactTTCCTGACCATTTaagcaaaaattatttttactttatcaTTCTCCCGAATTATGTATTCTTCAAAATGGATTAAATACCCTTCTCGTTCGTGCGCCCAATATCGTAACTGTGAAGGCGTCTTCT
This genomic window contains:
- the PmUG01_08036900 gene encoding endonuclease/exonuclease/phosphatase family protein, putative, which produces MLCLTCTQHNIVKYMLSARLNTIHQRQKKINNYNIIKRDIPSTGKKLVHVVPRKNYGFINKSRLLTPIIKLKLNNKRSNFNYSNKTPELKLNQIYSSCLFILPLSEETGKKKKKSSYTPSSINNNNFLPKMSHNICQPKPNDSYITEKKSEKSQDEGMIEASFMNNGEDNIIKSISNNLKEVHDNYNTNSSVVIEGNYENFGGEFIKKKVGTHLIDALNRCKDYYVQMNSTTSKQFFTSDDIEYCKEETSTNRKKRMYSHNESNNNNNNNSNSNSNNNNNVSGSASGCGDENVSYSDNGKGCKIFSIEELENMRRNSNYLKINETENEDYSIELYFDFKELKLLRKKSETLKSLINRLILNLRKLEKNDKRKKKKKKMNEEKNEHEVPSKEEVKNENVINCIQFFDNENNLIDENTILKDIIDKLKYVCINDLKISIFKGLYDLKQIYISMDVFNGHPIIPANVPVNDIDNYVYYWVCSSDKNIIKSCELFYKASKEDISKKIQLVIYNKENPFFFYITEEIEVNPNAFEEELKLKEKRYMDFKKLNMDNDNDNVIRILSYNILAPIYTNTKYALEYMFKNVEECYLKTNYRSHLLIHDINYDYDIISLQEVSEHLHSNLFSIYLHEKFYSSYKGKNNYGNDGCSLFVNKKKFSLIEYKNYEFKEVIKIPDLKDVYDRFISLSQDLVEIIREIKTIFQVGIYVHNNTGSIFLIANTHLYFHSLAQHIRAIQSYCILYILEVLKNKYKQEYSKNVYVVLNGDFNTNFESEVFSFLEGKDISSNSDVWMNSKLFKKEYDDLNTYPTLFELKKDEENSTEQVIGPSLNRQKFLPLYSAYKKGDISYTNWNNNFIDVLDYIFLSPGIKVRRILKGLDQKYFDKYKGLLSPINPSDHLSIAAEVEI
- the RBX1 gene encoding E3 ubiquitin-protein ligase RBX1, putative (unknown EC number: 6.3.2.19), encoding MIDNIRNDDKEIFKVHKWSAVAAWSWDISVDNCAICRNHIMDLCIECQAKLNENDNDKEKKIDKENCTVAWGVCNHAFHLHCISRWIKARQVCPLDNTNWEFQKAAD